A region of Pseudarthrobacter sp. NIBRBAC000502770 DNA encodes the following proteins:
- a CDS encoding PspA/IM30 family protein → MVKQSIFGRIAQLAKANINSLLDNAEDPQKMLDQMVRDYTNNIAEAESAVAQTIGNLRMLEDDYNEDVKNAHDWGNKALAASRKADEFRAAGDVADAEKFDNLAKVALQRQMAAESEAKGAEPSIASQREVVDKLKTGLEQMKNKLNQLTSKRNELVARSKTAAAQSQVHDAIKSIDIMDPTSEVGRFEEKIRREEAKVRGQQELAASSLDAQFNQLEDLGEQTEIEARLAALKAGNSKPALGAASPASTGSTVDEADFDKL, encoded by the coding sequence ATGGTTAAACAGTCCATTTTCGGCCGGATCGCGCAGCTGGCAAAGGCGAACATCAACTCCTTGCTGGACAACGCCGAAGATCCGCAGAAGATGCTGGACCAGATGGTCCGCGACTACACCAACAACATCGCGGAAGCCGAGTCGGCCGTGGCGCAGACCATCGGCAACCTCCGGATGCTGGAAGACGACTACAATGAGGACGTCAAGAACGCCCACGATTGGGGAAACAAGGCACTTGCCGCCTCGCGCAAGGCAGACGAATTCCGTGCGGCCGGCGACGTAGCCGACGCCGAGAAGTTCGACAACCTGGCCAAGGTTGCGCTGCAGCGCCAGATGGCGGCCGAAAGCGAAGCCAAGGGTGCCGAGCCCAGCATTGCCTCCCAGCGGGAAGTGGTGGACAAGCTGAAGACCGGCCTTGAGCAGATGAAGAACAAGCTCAACCAGCTGACCAGCAAGCGCAACGAGCTCGTTGCCAGGTCCAAGACTGCAGCGGCGCAGTCCCAGGTCCATGACGCCATCAAGAGCATCGACATCATGGACCCCACCAGCGAGGTTGGCCGCTTCGAGGAAAAGATCCGCCGCGAAGAAGCCAAGGTCCGCGGACAGCAGGAGCTTGCAGCCTCCAGTTTGGACGCCCAGTTCAACCAACTCGAGGACCTGGGCGAGCAGACGGAAATCGAAGCCCGGCTGGCGGCCCTCAAGGCCGGAAACTCCAAGCCGGCTCTTGGCGCCGCGAGCCCCGCATCGACCGGATCCACCGTCGACGAAGCCGACTTCGACAAACTCTGA
- a CDS encoding deoxyribodipyrimidine photo-lyase: MTSSDGTSLVWLRDDLRLDDNPAMAEAARRGAPLTVAYILDEESDGVRPLGGAARWWLHHSLAALAADLESKGSRLVLRRGRAADVIKDLAVRTQASHIFWNRRYGQPERTVDAGLKDWAAGNGIEAASYQANLLFEPWTVKTGAGGPYKVYSPFWRACLASQDIRDPHEAPDGLPGPAPAGKGLPGSETLSSWELLPSKPDWSAGLAATWIPGEKGALDRLEDFLDGPIEEYGTGRNLPGTEGTSRLSPHLRFGEVSPFRVWREIRRRHPRKVPSDVGTYRAELGWREFNWHLLYHNPDLATRNFRPAFDNFPWASPNRQELTAWQQGNTGYPLVDAGMRQLWQTGWMHNRVRMAAASFLVKNLLTDWRIGEEWFWDTLVDADAANNPANWQWVAGSGADASPYYRIFNPVTQSKKFDADGRYLRAFIPELRELKGKEIHEPWAADTDGYPQPLVDLPESRERALDAYQTIKNA, translated from the coding sequence ATGACTTCTTCCGATGGCACATCCCTGGTCTGGCTGCGCGATGACCTGCGACTGGACGACAACCCTGCAATGGCAGAGGCCGCCCGCCGGGGCGCACCACTGACGGTGGCCTACATCCTGGACGAGGAATCCGACGGCGTGCGGCCCCTTGGCGGGGCTGCGCGCTGGTGGCTGCACCACTCCCTGGCCGCACTGGCCGCAGATCTTGAAAGCAAGGGATCCCGGCTGGTCCTCCGGCGTGGTCGGGCCGCGGACGTCATCAAGGACCTTGCCGTCCGGACGCAGGCCAGCCACATCTTCTGGAACCGCCGCTACGGGCAACCCGAACGCACTGTCGACGCCGGGCTCAAGGACTGGGCGGCCGGGAACGGGATCGAGGCCGCCAGTTACCAGGCGAACCTCCTCTTCGAGCCCTGGACGGTGAAGACAGGGGCGGGCGGGCCCTACAAGGTCTATTCGCCCTTCTGGCGGGCGTGCCTGGCATCCCAGGACATCCGTGACCCCCACGAGGCACCGGACGGGTTGCCTGGTCCTGCGCCTGCCGGGAAAGGCCTGCCGGGCAGCGAGACTCTCAGCAGCTGGGAGCTCCTGCCATCCAAACCCGATTGGAGCGCCGGACTTGCCGCCACGTGGATACCCGGCGAAAAAGGGGCCCTGGACCGGCTTGAGGACTTCCTTGACGGTCCCATCGAGGAATACGGCACAGGCCGGAACCTGCCTGGAACCGAGGGCACCAGCCGGCTGTCACCGCATCTGCGCTTCGGTGAGGTGAGCCCGTTCCGCGTGTGGCGGGAGATCCGGCGCCGTCATCCACGCAAGGTGCCCTCGGACGTAGGTACCTACCGGGCCGAACTGGGCTGGCGGGAGTTCAACTGGCACCTGCTGTACCACAACCCCGACCTGGCCACCCGGAACTTCCGGCCCGCCTTCGACAACTTCCCGTGGGCCTCCCCCAACCGTCAGGAGCTCACCGCGTGGCAGCAGGGAAACACCGGCTACCCCCTGGTGGACGCCGGCATGCGGCAACTCTGGCAGACAGGTTGGATGCACAACCGGGTGAGGATGGCCGCCGCTTCATTCCTGGTCAAGAACCTGCTGACCGACTGGAGGATCGGGGAGGAATGGTTCTGGGACACCCTGGTTGACGCCGACGCTGCGAACAACCCCGCCAACTGGCAGTGGGTGGCGGGCTCGGGCGCGGACGCCTCACCGTACTACCGGATCTTCAACCCGGTGACCCAAAGCAAGAAGTTCGACGCCGACGGCCGCTACCTGCGGGCCTTCATCCCCGAACTCCGGGAACTCAAAGGCAAGGAAATCCACGAACCATGGGCAGCGGACACCGACGGCTACCCCCAGCCGCTCGTGGACCTGCCGGAATCCCGGGAGCGGGCCCTGGACGCCTACCAGACGATCAAGAACGCCTGA
- a CDS encoding cytochrome b/b6 domain-containing protein has product MATPTKKPGSATGKRSRLYWMVPAVLVALVLVVLVARLIVGLPAVASFLADYPGQSQLPDNAPVGFPAWLAWQHFLNAFFLLLIIRTGWQVRTTTRPSGHWTRNNKGLIRTRNAPTKISLELWFHLTLDALWILNGLVFAVLLFASGQWMRIVPTSWDVFPNAVSAALQYASLDWPTEDGWINYNALQLLTYFATVFIAAPLAFITGLRMSSAWPKKAPALNKAYPIEWARAVHFPVMVYFVAFIVVHVFLVLATGALRNLNHMYGGSDDDGWFGFWVFAASVAVMVAAWFLARPIFLRPIASLMGKVSR; this is encoded by the coding sequence GCACTGGTCTTGGTGGTCCTGGTCGCCAGGCTGATCGTGGGGCTGCCGGCCGTGGCATCCTTCCTCGCAGACTATCCGGGCCAGTCCCAGCTGCCGGACAACGCGCCCGTGGGCTTCCCGGCATGGCTGGCGTGGCAGCACTTCCTTAACGCGTTCTTCCTGCTCCTGATCATCCGTACCGGGTGGCAGGTGCGGACCACCACGCGCCCCAGCGGTCACTGGACCCGGAACAACAAGGGCCTGATCCGTACCAGGAACGCTCCTACCAAGATCAGCCTCGAGCTCTGGTTTCACCTGACCCTGGATGCGCTCTGGATCCTTAATGGGCTCGTGTTCGCGGTCCTGCTCTTCGCCAGCGGCCAGTGGATGCGCATAGTCCCCACCAGCTGGGATGTCTTCCCCAATGCCGTGTCCGCCGCGCTGCAGTACGCGTCGCTGGACTGGCCCACCGAGGACGGGTGGATCAACTACAACGCGCTGCAGCTCCTTACGTACTTCGCCACTGTCTTCATCGCCGCGCCACTGGCGTTCATCACCGGGCTGCGGATGTCGTCGGCGTGGCCCAAAAAGGCGCCGGCCCTGAACAAGGCCTACCCGATCGAGTGGGCCCGCGCGGTCCATTTCCCGGTGATGGTCTACTTTGTGGCGTTCATCGTGGTCCACGTCTTCCTGGTGCTTGCCACGGGTGCGCTGCGGAACCTGAACCACATGTACGGGGGGAGCGACGACGACGGCTGGTTCGGGTTCTGGGTCTTTGCCGCGTCCGTGGCGGTCATGGTGGCAGCCTGGTTCCTGGCCCGGCCGATCTTCCTGCGGCCCATCGCCTCCCTGATGGGCAAAGTCAGCCGCTGA